Part of the Amblyomma americanum isolate KBUSLIRL-KWMA chromosome 7, ASM5285725v1, whole genome shotgun sequence genome, tagcccaacaagcatCAATCAATCTGTCTGGCTTGAACACTTGCTAAAGAGCAGAGTACAGAGAAAGCGCTGTGAATCCTACCGCACCATTCAATGCAGGTGCTTTGGTGTCACGGGAATCGAAGCCGAGGTCTTGCCGGGTGTGAAATGGAAGAGATTTCATCCGGAATCAGACAGTTTCCTTATGGATCGTGATAAGATGGGGATGTTTGTAGTACCCCTAAACGTAATACATTTAGTGCAAGATGAGTTGCACCCAATGAGCACTGGAAGTCCCCTGGATGTCCTGCGGACGTCCTGAACGTCCGCAAGACGTCTATAGGAGTTTTAATGTCCATTGGGCAGCAAGGTACCACGAAGGCGTCTCCTCATGTGTGACCCTTTTCGAACGGCGATGGTGAGTCCAGCATGCCAGATGACGCACAGTCCAGGTTCAAGatcgcgctgctgctgccgccgccgctgtcgccgcaGCAGGAGAGACGGGTGGTCTAGTGGGCACCAGCACCTGGTCCTGGTACTCGTGCTGGTGCCTGGCGCGCAAGTGCCGGTCCAGGTCACGGCGGCGCACCAGCCTCTTTGCGCACAGCGCGCAGCGGTAGGGCGAGTCCCTCTGGGCGTGCAGGCGCACGTGCTTGTTGAGGTTCGAAGGGTCGCTGAAGGGTCGCCGGCAGAAGCGGCACTCGAGTGGCTTGTGGCCCGTGTGCGTGCGCACGTGGATCTTGAGGCCGTACCTGCACCCGCGTTGTGCACGCAGCTCAGACTATAGCATTGACATGGGAAATGCGATTACAATCGAATCACTGATGAAAAAAATGCAGCTGTCGCCTCACGTTCCAACTGCACTCGACGAAGACACTGTATACGCTGTCGCCAACGTTTTTGAGCTGAGCACGAAAGAGCTTCGTTGCAAGGTTCACTCGTGTGTTTGTTGAAGCGTTGATGGTGACACTACAGCAGGGCATAACTTTAAATGCAAGGTTTACTCATGTACTGTAACGTTGCTGGTGCTACTATAGCAGACATAactttaaaaaaacagcagtttgcAACAACAGCTCATGGTGAGCAGTGTGCAGTATAACTCCACTAACCGATCATAACGATAAACGAAATCATTATTTTAAAATATCATTAATCACAACGATAAACGAAATCAATATCCACCActacgtcagaggttgccgtgagtgccagcgttgtaagtcaccaccgctcaagcccgcaggtttgctccaaccaattgcgccacctcgcacaccttttgaccaagtcggcattgatcttctgggcccattccctgtgtcgtcttctggcaataagtggattatagttgcgactgattatttgacgcgctatgcggaaacccaggcggtgccgcgctgtacatcctctgaaatcacgcgcttcttcatacaccacattgtttaacgacatggcgccccgtcctccgtcatcaccgataggggcaccgcgttaacagcgcagctcatgcacgaggtgttccagctgagtcacacgaaccaccgcaagactactgcataccacccgcagtcaaacgggctcacggagcgcctcaacaaaaccttagcagacatgctcgcaatgtacgtcgacgtacagcacaagacttgggacgagatcctcccatatgtgacgtttgcctacaacacggcgattcaggaaacgactcgatttacgccgtttcgcctcgtctacggcCGTGATGTCCGaacgatgctcgacgccatgcttctgcgcccccctgacgaccaggcgctcacgcgAGACGCCGAGGAAGttacccggcacgcagaggaagcccgccaactggcccgtatgcacatccgccggcagcaggcaacggatgcagaatgctacaaccaacgacatcgccacgccgagtaccaccccgacgacaaagtgtgggtatggacctcggtacgtcgccccggcctctcggagaagctcctgagccgttactttggactctacacagtgctgcgccgcatcacggatgtgacgtatgaagtcctccccgatggcactctgcccagttcgcgacgtcgaccgcagcctgaggtcgtgcacgtactgcgtatgaagccgtactttacgcagtaacgggcacctcgttcgctccaagtgcgcccacgtatttgcttccttttttttttggatggGGAGGGGGAAttatgccgccaggtgtccccgggcggagCCTTGAGGACAAAAAAGAAGTGAGTCGCGTGTGCTttttgcagctgggacactgcttgattccttgcggcctgcGCCTAGCCTCTTGATTCTGCAACCCAGTTGTGACAATATTTTAATGATCACTTTATTAAACAAGTCAAGGAAGCGATGTTCCTGTAGTATTAGTTTTGTCTTGCCACCAGCTTGTTTCGGTAACGAGAAAACACTAGCAACAGACTAGCATTTCCTTGTCGTGTAGGGGCGGTGTGTGGCGGTCACAATGCGAGCGGGGCTGCAGTGCAGGCTTGAGTTTTATTCGGCTGTACCGAACCGAGAACATGCGTTTGTTTATGTGTGGAATGTAGTCCCAGATCTTTGCAGTAAGGAGGAAGCCCGAAGTACAGTTGAACCTTGTTACATCATAGtcgaaggggcccggcgattacttcgttataaccgtATACAGCTtggttatagcccgtgttgaccgtgcttccaaggggaatcgtcattccttcgttatattcaatATTTAATTATAAACCGTTTCGTAATAACGAGGTTCACTTGCATATGCCTACTGGCTGACTGATGTTTCTACCAGGTGGTGATATCGCGCACAATAATGCACCTGCTTTCCACGGTGTATAGACATAGCTAAGGGCGGCATCGTAGAAAAACTGGGAAGCCAGATTAGACACACAATACTGAGCAGGTGTGTAATAATTGTGGCAAGCACGGGGAGGGAAGACAATACTACTGTGCTGAAGCTGCTCGGCAGTGGCGGACTACAAAGACCTCTTGACTCTAACGGCCTTCCACTAATCGTGCACAAAGTTATGCAAAGGAGAAACACCAAGGTGAATTGTGCAGGACATACAATGACAGACGTTGCAGGTACGTTTTCTTCCAGACTACGAACGGAACTACGGAACGGTCATATTTCATTTCAGTACCGATGGCAATTGGGCAACAAGTGATCTGCTGTGGTCCCGACTTTGAACACAAACGGTTAATGAACACGAATTTAAAAACCTCGCTTATCTGTTATTTGCAAAGgagcaagaagaaagaaagcacgCACTCGGTGAAGAAATAACGCGAAGGTTCCACGGCAGACCGGTTCTGgcagttcattttttttcttcaaattttgttttaattttaagtcacttgtttttttgttttgccctCGTTCATTTACTTTACTTTTATGTTTGCGGCAGCTCTGTCGGGGAAGAAATTCCgtcacttcttttttcttctcttatttTGCCTTTGGCCAAATTAGACAGACGCTAAAATGACAAAATAAGGTGGTCGCGCCCTACTTTACATACACGTGCACCCTGGACGTGCTTTACCGAATCGCGACAACGCGCGCAGCAATTAAGCGTCACTGACCTGCGCGAGTAGAGCTTCCCGCAGAAGGCGCACGCATGCCTGGCCGGCGCTGCCGTCGCCGTTGTCAGCCTGGCGGCTGCCGCACCTCGGCGTCCGTCCCTGGCGCAGGCGTCGAGCGCCAGGTGCGCCTTGAGCGGGTTGGGCTGCTCGAATGCCGTGCCGCAGTCCGGGCACGCGTAGCATCGGTGTCCGCGGATGTGCGCGGGCGTCAGCGCCACCGGCACGCCGAGCTCGGCGAGCAGCGCGGGCGACAGCCACGGCCGCAGCTCCTCGCCGGCGCACAGCGCGCGCGTCGTGCTCAGCGAGAGGCGACCGCACGGCAGCCGCGTGAGCGCGGCGTTCTGCTCGTGGCAGTCGCGGGCCAGACGAGCGCACAGGGGACCGCAGGCCGCGGCGGGAAGCAGTAGCTCGCCGCCCGAGAACGCCACGGGCAGCGGAAGGGTGACGGGCCGCGAGGCGCTGGTGTCGTGAAGCATGCGGCGCAACGCCTGGCTGCATGAAGGCGCCGAGAAAGGCCGCGAACGGCAGCCGGCGGGGATGGGCTGAGCGGCCACCAGGGCCGTCTCTTCACCGGTGTGTCCGCCGCTGCTCATCGAGGAGGCCTCGCGCTTCCTCGCTCCTTAAACTCCCCGCGTTTGTccctaaaaagaaacaaaacagcggCAAAGGACGTAGCTCCTATAGAACAACTAGCGACCTACACGCTCTCCCCCTTTGTTGTACTCCTTTCGCGTGTATGGATTATTCTGTCCGTGTTACCTGAAACGCTGCGTGCACGGCATGAATTTCGGAAAGCTTTGTAATGCTTGCCATTGGCGAAAAAGCGAAAAAGGAGTGTTTGTACCCAAGATTTCGCGAAGCTACTTCGCGACGGAGGCGTCTGAAATGAACCGTATACTCACGCGTGAACAAGGGAACTTTGCTTTCTCTCTAGCCGGCTTTGCGAAAGACAGATTTCCCGTTCCTGTTTCTACTACTTTGTTGTGATCGGCCAGGATGCAACGACTAGTTTACGGAACAGAAATTTAAATTTATTCTTGACTGCGGCAGGGCGAGTTTCGGCGCCGGCTCTCTTAGCTTCGTTGTTACTTTAACAGGTGCGAGCATCTAAGAAACCGTGCTGCATACTACTGTTCTCAGCGAAaattacagcccccgtcaaaagtatacagtccaAGCGGTTTGCTCccaagctgtttagcggggcacCCTAGCACATCAAGCATGCAGTCCAAaccttgggagggttgaggacgcATGTCAattcctctttcgagaggttacggtcgctgcggatgcataacgaggcatacaGCAGTCCTTACAAGCAAACCGGttgggccgtatacttttgaTGTGGGGGAGGGGTGGGTGCACCTCCAAACGGGAAGCTATCTCACTGCGGCCACTGATCGGGCTCTGATTGCACGCGGGTTGTGATGTTTTGTGCTATACTATGCCAGTCTAGGTAAGGGTGCACGAAAAACAAGCTCGACCACAACTTCACAATATAAGTGTCTGAAGCTACCGGGTTTTactgtttttttagtttttttacgGAGTTCATGGCGAGCTAAACTGGGCACGTAAGAGGCTATCTGTATCAGCCGAtgccgctgcgcatgcgcacaactttatatatatatatatatatatatatatatatatatatatatatatatatatatatatatatatatatatatatatatatatatatatatatatataggaaatctTAATAACGGGGTTCAGTGACAATTTGCTCTTTTTATGCACTATATATAATGAGGAATCACAGCGCAtgatctctctatctctctctctctctctctctcacacacacacacacacacacacacacacacacacacacacacacacacacacacacacatatatatatatatatatatatatatatatatatatatatatacacacacacacacacacacacatatatatatatatatatatatatatatatatatatatatatatatatatatatatatatatatatatatgtgtgtgtgtgtgtgtgtgtgtgtgtgtgtgtgtgtgtgtgtgtgtgtgtgtgagagagagagagagagatagagagatcaTGCGCTGTGATTCCTCATTATCTATAGTGTATAAAAAGAGCAAATTGTCAATGAACCCCGTTATTAAGATTTCCTCGATTTAAATAATAAGCACTCCGATCTCGGTCAGTGGTATGCATCCACTGTTCTGCCGAATGGAGTTCCCAATTTAACAAAGTGGCAGACAACGGTGACAGTTTAAATCCTGATTCGATCTGTAAACTTGGTACAACTAGAGTCCCTGGTATAACGAAAGAAAGGTCTGAACGAAACCATGGTATTAGTCGTTTGCTAGAAACGTTAAGGTCTCTTAACGTTTCCTTAACGTTTCCTTAACGAACCTTAGCCCTATCACTCGCATCAGCAGCAGAAGTAGAGTGCCGAGTGCACGCATTAGCGTCCCACAGGCGGACGCAGGAAAACCCCAACGGGAACTGCAGTGCCGGGCTTATAAGAAACGTCTCGCACTGTCACCTGTACATGAGACAACTGTTAAACAAAAATGTTTCTGTATCGATGTGGTAAAACGCCACTTCAAGGATAAGTTGAAGACTCTACATTGAAGGTAGTATCGTATACAGCTCGTGTACCAAAAAGCCTTTAGCTATTTTAAACGGAGTCTAATCAGCTTAAAGGTtcatcggtgttttttttttaacatgtagCACAATATTGGGAATAATAAAAACTTAAATGTACTCGCAGTTTTGGTGTAACTATCTTCTGGAGAGTGGTACCAACGGAGGTGCTATTCAAGCTCAAAGCAACGCGGATAAAATTTTAAGAGGGCATGTTCTAGCTATTTATTTTTCCAGGGAATGCCTTTGTGAAAGCTCCCTGAAAGTTGCTgagtgtacagtactcacggattgaaataggacattcggagcgcgtggccgtcgcttcatggagcgccgcccgtagacgctcatggaaccaaggtggtgcattgtggtatggcgtgagagggagaacatctacaaagcagaattgttccttccagtagccaatcagccggcctgtggtttaccacatgcctgcgtggcactgcaaggctagcgctccgaatgtcctatttcaatccgtgagtactgtacatagatATGTTCATTTAAGCTCGTTGTCGCCTGCAGGGACAGGCCATGACTGCCGCTTTTGGAAAACAAAAATCGTGCCTAAGGCTGCCGAGTTAGTGCTCAACAAACAGGGGTTCATTTTCAGAACACAGTGCAAAACGGACGAAGAATAAGCATGGGACGAGACAAGGACTGAATAAGTTAGCGTAATGCTAATAGGGGAACAGTAACCAACCACCTCACCATGAATCTGTTCAGCTAATGCATGCGTGCTGAGTTTCCGAAAAGAAAAACCGaggtttttttttcgtcatgctTTATACACGGTGCGACATTGTGTTTAACACTGGTAATTAGGATATATTAATTACAATTAGAGCGCGTTAGAGATTAGAGAATTTATGCTCAATAATATGTTTGATCGTCTGGTCAAATAACTCAACTTCAAAAGCGGTGCTCAGCAATTGTTA contains:
- the Prdm13 gene encoding PR/SET domain 13, which translates into the protein MSSGGHTGEETALVAAQPIPAGCRSRPFSAPSCSQALRRMLHDTSASRPVTLPLPVAFSGGELLLPAAACGPLCARLARDCHEQNAALTRLPCGRLSLSTTRALCAGEELRPWLSPALLAELGVPVALTPAHIRGHRCYACPDCGTAFEQPNPLKAHLALDACARDGRRGAAAARLTTATAAPARHACAFCGKLYSRRYGLKIHVRTHTGHKPLECRFCRRPFSDPSNLNKHVRLHAQRDSPYRCALCAKRLVRRRDLDRHLRARHQHEYQDQVLVPTRPPVSPAAATAAAAAAARS